In Janthinobacterium rivuli, a single genomic region encodes these proteins:
- a CDS encoding sulfite reductase subunit alpha: MIFTHDTTRLALLAALSLSYAGVCLAPWLRARAKRRASEAARATLANSPAWLVAYASQTGNAEELATQTAQSLQLAGIPVRLCALAELTALDLQQAERALFLVSTYGEGDAPDNAAAFMGRLMTGELALPQLHYAVLALGDRSYGQFCGFGRALDAWLAGQGASRLFQRIEVDRSASAAIEQWFQHLSHLAGTSDAPDWSAPAFGDWRLRQRRHLNPGSAGGAIYHVELAPVAGALPDWQSGDLVQVTAPADPSQPREYSIASIPRDGGVHLLVRQHAHPDGSLGLASGWLTAQAKVGDVVQLRLRQHKRFRLEDNAQRPLILIGNGSGIAGLRGHLKSRVLAGQRRNWLIFGERNAAHDFHYREEIEGWHASGDLPRLDLAFSRDQAERTYVQDRLRGNADEVKLWLEQGAAIYICGSLAGMAGGVDQALQEILGRPALDALAAEGRYRRDVY, encoded by the coding sequence ATGATTTTTACGCACGATACGACGCGGCTGGCCTTGCTGGCCGCCCTGTCCCTCAGTTATGCGGGCGTGTGTCTGGCGCCCTGGCTGCGCGCGCGCGCCAAGCGCCGCGCGTCCGAGGCCGCCAGGGCTACCCTCGCCAACAGTCCCGCCTGGCTGGTGGCGTATGCGAGCCAGACGGGCAATGCCGAGGAATTGGCCACGCAAACGGCGCAGAGCCTGCAACTGGCCGGCATCCCCGTGCGCCTGTGCGCGCTGGCCGAACTCACAGCCCTTGATTTGCAACAAGCGGAACGGGCCCTATTTTTGGTCAGCACGTATGGCGAAGGCGACGCGCCCGACAATGCGGCCGCCTTCATGGGCCGCCTGATGACGGGCGAGCTGGCGCTGCCGCAATTGCATTACGCCGTGCTGGCCCTGGGCGACCGCAGCTATGGCCAGTTCTGCGGCTTCGGCCGCGCGCTCGACGCCTGGCTGGCGGGACAGGGCGCGTCGCGCCTGTTCCAGCGCATCGAAGTCGACCGCAGCGCCAGCGCCGCCATCGAGCAATGGTTCCAGCACCTGAGCCACCTGGCCGGCACCAGCGATGCGCCCGACTGGAGCGCGCCCGCCTTCGGCGACTGGCGTTTGAGGCAGCGGCGCCACCTCAACCCTGGCAGTGCCGGCGGCGCCATTTATCATGTGGAACTGGCGCCCGTAGCGGGTGCTTTGCCTGACTGGCAGTCGGGCGATCTGGTGCAGGTGACGGCGCCTGCCGACCCGTCGCAGCCACGCGAATATTCGATCGCCTCGATCCCGCGCGATGGCGGCGTGCACTTGCTGGTACGCCAGCATGCGCATCCCGATGGCAGTCTGGGCCTGGCCTCTGGCTGGCTGACGGCGCAAGCCAAGGTGGGCGACGTGGTGCAGCTGCGCTTGCGGCAGCACAAACGCTTCCGCCTGGAAGACAATGCCCAGCGGCCATTGATTTTGATCGGCAACGGCAGCGGCATCGCCGGCTTGCGCGGGCATTTGAAAAGCCGTGTGCTGGCAGGACAGCGGCGCAACTGGCTGATCTTTGGCGAGCGCAATGCGGCCCACGATTTCCATTATCGCGAAGAAATTGAGGGCTGGCACGCCAGCGGCGACTTGCCGCGCCTGGACCTGGCGTTTTCACGCGACCAGGCCGAGCGGACCTATGTGCAAGACCGCCTGCGCGGCAATGCCGACGAGGTGAAACTGTGGCTGGAACAGGGCGCGGCCATTTATATTTGCGGCAGCCTGGCCGGCATGGCCGGCGGCGTCGACCAGGCCCTGCAGGAAATCCTGGGCCGGCCCGCGCTCGACGCGCTGGCGGCCGAAGGACGCTACCGGCGCGACGTGTATTGA
- a CDS encoding FAD:protein FMN transferase, which produces MRRVLLPQHISDQVAPPGAAIRDLRGLTMGTSWSVRLLESAMPGRAGSADLQQGLQQQLDLVVAQMSHWSDESDLGRFNRAEAGSWHSLPAAFCEVLGFAMHVSQASGGAYDPCAGALVNLWGFGPRNRYDEPGFLPPKDDTVALLLSQRQRRRLELDLPARRARQPGGLQLDLSAVAKGYGVDRLARYLDSQGIQHYLVEVGGELRGAGSKPDGQPWWVMLEQVDGADHAQHPAEMLLALHGLSVATSGDYRRFFQDGTVRFSHTIDPRSGMPIANQLASVTVVHEQCMAADAWSTALTVLGVEAGMALAEEQGLAARFLQRDGDGYHETLSSHMLAMLDE; this is translated from the coding sequence ATGCGCCGGGTCCTGCTGCCGCAGCATATTTCCGATCAGGTCGCGCCGCCCGGCGCCGCGATCCGGGACTTGCGCGGCCTGACCATGGGCACCAGCTGGTCGGTGCGCCTGCTCGAATCCGCCATGCCGGGACGTGCGGGCAGCGCCGACTTGCAGCAGGGCTTGCAGCAGCAGCTGGACCTGGTCGTGGCGCAAATGAGCCACTGGAGCGACGAGTCCGACCTGGGCCGCTTCAACCGGGCCGAGGCGGGCAGCTGGCACAGCCTGCCCGCCGCCTTTTGCGAGGTGCTGGGCTTTGCCATGCACGTGTCGCAAGCGTCCGGAGGCGCGTATGACCCGTGCGCCGGCGCCCTCGTCAACCTGTGGGGCTTCGGCCCCCGCAACCGCTACGATGAGCCGGGTTTCCTGCCGCCGAAAGACGATACCGTGGCCTTGCTGCTGTCGCAGCGCCAGCGCCGCCGCCTGGAACTCGATTTGCCGGCCCGCCGCGCGCGCCAGCCGGGCGGCTTGCAGCTCGATTTGTCCGCCGTGGCCAAGGGCTATGGCGTGGATCGCCTGGCTCGCTACCTGGACAGTCAGGGCATTCAGCATTACCTGGTCGAAGTGGGCGGCGAGCTGCGCGGCGCCGGCAGCAAGCCCGACGGTCAGCCGTGGTGGGTGATGCTGGAACAGGTCGATGGCGCCGATCATGCGCAGCATCCGGCCGAAATGCTGCTGGCGCTGCACGGCTTGTCCGTGGCCACCTCGGGCGACTACCGGCGTTTCTTCCAGGATGGCACCGTGCGTTTCTCACACACCATCGATCCGCGCAGCGGCATGCCGATCGCCAATCAACTCGCTTCCGTCACCGTCGTGCACGAGCAATGCATGGCGGCCGACGCCTGGTCGACGGCCCTGACGGTGCTGGGTGTCGAGGCCGGCATGGCGCTGGCGGAAGAGCAGGGCCTGGCCGCGCGCTTCCTGCAGCGCGACGGCGACGGCTACCATGAAACGCTGAGCAGCCACATGCTGGCCATGCTCGACGAATGA
- a CDS encoding DUF4198 domain-containing protein has product MFKQFNKSLIALALAGLAMNAHAHRGWMVPSSTMVESKDAWVTVDAAVSDGLFEIDHQPLRLDALQVIGPDGAKVTPANTVTGRLRSVFDVKMEKPGTYKAAIVSQNVMGSYKLNGEQKRFRGNEETFKKEVPADAQELKITRTAARLETFFSNGETSTEVFKPTGVGLEFVPVTHPNDLRAGEKATWRFLIDGKPAANQAFSLVPGGVRYRGVLGEIRQSTDAKGEITFTVPAAGMYYLSSTWPAAAPAVAGQPPAMPERRMTYAATVEVLPQ; this is encoded by the coding sequence ATGTTCAAGCAATTCAACAAATCCCTGATCGCCCTGGCCCTGGCCGGCCTGGCCATGAACGCCCACGCTCACCGCGGCTGGATGGTGCCATCGAGCACGATGGTGGAAAGCAAGGACGCCTGGGTGACGGTGGACGCCGCCGTCTCCGACGGCCTGTTCGAGATCGACCACCAGCCGCTGCGCCTGGACGCGCTGCAAGTCATCGGCCCGGACGGCGCCAAAGTCACGCCGGCGAACACGGTCACGGGCCGTTTGCGCAGCGTCTTCGACGTCAAAATGGAAAAGCCGGGCACGTACAAGGCGGCCATCGTGTCGCAAAACGTGATGGGCAGCTACAAGCTCAACGGCGAGCAGAAGCGTTTCCGCGGCAACGAAGAGACCTTCAAGAAGGAAGTGCCGGCCGATGCGCAAGAGTTGAAAATCACGCGCACGGCAGCGCGCCTGGAAACTTTCTTCAGCAATGGCGAAACCAGCACGGAAGTGTTCAAACCGACCGGTGTGGGCCTGGAATTCGTGCCAGTGACGCACCCGAACGACTTGCGCGCGGGCGAGAAAGCCACGTGGCGCTTCCTGATCGATGGCAAGCCGGCGGCGAACCAGGCGTTCAGCCTGGTGCCAGGTGGCGTGCGCTACCGTGGCGTGCTCGGTGAAATCCGCCAGAGCACGGATGCCAAGGGCGAGATCACGTTTACGGTGCCAGCGGCCGGCATGTATTACCTGAGCAGCACCTGGCCAGCGGCCGCCCCGGCCGTGGCCGGCCAGCCGCCCGCCATGCCCGAGCGCCGCATGACGTACGCGGCCACCGTGGAAGTGCTGCCGCAGTAA
- a CDS encoding DUF2271 domain-containing protein — protein MKLRYSLALGLPLIGTSAMAADLALKIEIPQLNVAEYHRPYVAAWLETADQKVVGNLTVLYDVKKKDKAGEKWLKDMRQWWRKSGRDLAMPVDGVSGATRAPGEHTLTFPGAKALLDKLPAGEYQVVVEAAREAGGRELVRVPFQWPLKSAQSVPAKGKEELGNVVVQLKP, from the coding sequence ATGAAATTACGCTACTCCCTGGCGCTTGGCCTTCCCCTGATCGGTACGTCGGCGATGGCGGCCGACCTGGCCCTCAAGATTGAAATCCCACAACTGAACGTGGCGGAATACCACCGTCCCTACGTGGCGGCGTGGCTGGAAACGGCGGACCAGAAGGTCGTCGGCAATCTGACGGTGCTGTATGACGTGAAAAAGAAGGACAAGGCAGGCGAAAAATGGCTGAAGGACATGCGCCAATGGTGGCGCAAGAGCGGCCGCGACCTGGCCATGCCGGTTGACGGCGTCAGCGGCGCCACGCGTGCGCCGGGCGAGCATACCCTGACTTTCCCCGGCGCCAAGGCCTTGCTCGACAAGCTGCCGGCCGGCGAATACCAGGTGGTGGTGGAAGCGGCGCGCGAAGCGGGTGGACGCGAACTGGTGCGCGTGCCGTTCCAGTGGCCGCTGAAATCGGCCCAGTCCGTGCCTGCCAAAGGCAAGGAAGAACTCGGCAATGTCGTCGTCCAACTCAAACCATAA
- a CDS encoding PepSY-associated TM helix domain-containing protein, protein MGNAGAADKAKNNASRAVWLKNLHQWHWISSALCLLGMFLFAITGITLNHAGQIESKPSITRQKAELPAPLVTQLAAYAAKHDGANAPMPAAAEAWLKQQWSLNAGGRPAEWSIDEVYLPLPKAGGDAWVRIGLEDGAAEYELTDRGWVSWLNDVHKGRNTGVAWSWFIDIFAGACIVFCLTGLLILKFHAANRPFTWPMVGLGILIPCAIALLFIH, encoded by the coding sequence ATGGGTAATGCGGGCGCAGCGGACAAGGCCAAGAACAACGCCAGCCGCGCCGTCTGGCTGAAGAATTTGCATCAATGGCACTGGATCAGTTCCGCGCTTTGCCTGCTGGGCATGTTTCTGTTCGCCATTACCGGCATCACCCTGAACCACGCTGGCCAGATCGAATCCAAGCCGTCCATCACGCGCCAGAAGGCGGAGCTGCCGGCGCCCCTCGTCACGCAACTGGCCGCCTATGCCGCCAAGCACGATGGCGCCAACGCGCCCATGCCGGCCGCGGCCGAAGCCTGGCTCAAGCAGCAATGGTCGCTCAATGCGGGCGGGCGTCCCGCCGAATGGTCGATCGACGAAGTGTATCTGCCGCTGCCCAAGGCGGGCGGCGACGCCTGGGTGCGCATCGGCCTCGAAGACGGGGCCGCCGAATATGAATTGACGGACCGGGGCTGGGTATCCTGGCTCAACGATGTCCACAAGGGCCGCAACACGGGCGTGGCGTGGAGCTGGTTCATCGACATCTTTGCCGGCGCCTGCATCGTGTTTTGCCTGACGGGGCTATTGATTTTGAAATTCCACGCGGCCAACCGGCCATTTACCTGGCCGATGGTGGGTCTCGGTATCTTGATACCTTGCGCGATCGCCTTGCTGTTTATCCATTGA
- a CDS encoding pyridoxamine 5'-phosphate oxidase family protein: protein MQAYSSEQLASIAAKIKDVKFGMLTTSDDMRTLTSRPLTQQQVDSEGQIWFFVSDDAAYTRDLLNNPQVNVSFVDTGDSLYVSVCGHAQLLKDRAKAEELWNPLVKAWFPGGLDDPKLSLIKVTIQSAEYWDSSASKMMQFYEMARAAITGEPPKDLGEHGRVDL from the coding sequence ATGCAAGCGTATTCCAGCGAACAACTGGCCAGCATCGCGGCCAAGATCAAGGACGTCAAATTCGGCATGCTGACCACCAGCGACGACATGCGCACCCTCACCAGCCGGCCGTTGACGCAGCAGCAGGTCGACAGCGAAGGGCAAATCTGGTTTTTTGTCTCGGACGATGCCGCCTACACGCGCGACTTGCTGAACAATCCGCAAGTCAACGTCAGCTTTGTCGACACGGGCGACAGCCTGTATGTCTCCGTCTGCGGCCACGCGCAGCTGCTGAAGGACCGCGCCAAGGCGGAGGAATTGTGGAACCCGCTCGTAAAAGCCTGGTTCCCGGGCGGACTCGACGATCCGAAGCTGTCGCTGATCAAGGTGACGATACAGTCGGCCGAGTACTGGGATAGCAGCGCCAGCAAGATGATGCAATTCTATGAGATGGCCAGGGCCGCCATTACGGGCGAGCCGCCGAAGGACCTGGGCGAACATGGACGGGTCGACCTGTAG
- a CDS encoding KGG domain-containing protein: protein MATSSDNKQQGSKTSSSSSSSGNKQSDTSKRGFASMDPAQQREIASEGGRAAHEKGTAHEFTSEEARRAGSQSHKNDANRQSASSSSGSRDNASMNQDGGRDSGNKQSGGSGSSSGSRNKQ from the coding sequence ATGGCCACATCGAGCGACAATAAACAGCAAGGTAGTAAAACCAGTAGCAGCAGTAGCAGCAGCGGCAACAAGCAAAGCGATACCAGCAAACGGGGTTTCGCTTCCATGGATCCCGCCCAGCAGCGTGAAATCGCCAGCGAAGGCGGACGTGCTGCGCATGAAAAGGGCACGGCGCATGAGTTCACGTCGGAAGAGGCCCGCCGCGCAGGCAGCCAAAGCCACAAGAACGATGCCAACCGGCAAAGCGCTTCCAGCTCCAGCGGGTCGCGCGACAATGCCAGCATGAACCAGGATGGCGGCCGCGACAGTGGCAACAAGCAAAGCGGCGGTTCGGGATCCAGTTCGGGGTCGCGCAACAAGCAGTAA
- the pdeM gene encoding ligase-associated DNA damage response endonuclease PdeM — translation MSESRHAHCVVELAGEILWLLAHKAGYWPARKMLVIADIHFGKAAAFRALGMPVPRGTTTQNLLALDALLASYACEEIVFLGDFLHARAAHAPATVAAMLAWRARHPGLRLTVVRGNHDAHAGDPAAALGIRMVDEPHQVGKLSFCHHPDTAAPGYVLAGHVHPVFHLRAERGGLRLPCFLLGQQRAILPSFGAFTGGHAVRPAAGERVYVTADAAVFALPANC, via the coding sequence ATGAGTGAGTCGCGGCATGCGCACTGCGTGGTGGAACTGGCCGGCGAGATTCTATGGCTGCTGGCGCACAAGGCCGGGTACTGGCCGGCGCGCAAGATGCTGGTCATCGCCGACATCCATTTCGGCAAGGCGGCCGCGTTCCGCGCGCTGGGCATGCCCGTGCCGCGCGGCACCACCACGCAAAACCTGCTGGCGCTCGACGCCTTGCTGGCCAGTTACGCTTGCGAGGAAATCGTCTTTCTCGGCGACTTTCTGCACGCGCGCGCCGCGCATGCGCCCGCCACCGTGGCCGCCATGCTGGCCTGGCGCGCGCGCCATCCGGGCCTGCGCCTGACGGTGGTGCGCGGCAACCACGATGCCCATGCGGGCGACCCGGCCGCCGCGCTGGGGATACGCATGGTCGATGAACCGCACCAGGTGGGCAAGCTGTCGTTTTGCCATCACCCGGACACCGCCGCGCCCGGCTATGTGCTGGCCGGCCACGTGCATCCCGTGTTTCACTTGCGCGCTGAAAGAGGCGGCTTGCGCCTGCCGTGTTTCCTGCTGGGCCAGCAGCGCGCCATCCTGCCCTCGTTTGGCGCATTTACGGGCGGCCATGCGGTGCGGCCAGCCGCTGGCGAACGTGTCTACGTGACGGCCGACGCGGCGGTTTTCGCACTACCCGCTAACTGCTGA
- a CDS encoding ligase-associated DNA damage response DEXH box helicase: MSKSALAQRIDAWFGMRGWSIFPFQRAVWRAAAQGQSGLLHASTGSGKTYAVWFGALLRAERLTRKAKKQGLRVLWITPMRALAADTVRALQASGAELVPGWRIEARTGDTSAAQRARQAKAWPDVLVTTPESLSLMLSQVDAKDRFSLLETVIVDEWHELMGSKRGVQVQLALARLRRWNDTLMTWGLSATLGNLRQAQDVLLGEENAGVLVEGKVKKRILVDSLIPANPTRFPWGGHLGIQMLQPLIAEIEGSATTLVFTNTRSQAELWYQHLLDARPDWAGLIALHHGSLDREVREWVEQHLKTGELKAVVCTSSLDLGVDFLPVERVLQVGSAKGIARLVQRAGRSGHAPGRISRVTLVPTNSLELLEAAAARAALAQGHLEARPVPDKPLDVLVQHLVTIALGGGFQSAELYAEVRAAWSYRDLTLEEWQWALDFVARGGQSLTVYPEYRRVLPDEEGVYRVPDAALARRHRMSIGTIVSEAAIQVKFLGGGRIGSIEESFIARLKSGDHFLFGGRILEFVRVHEMTAYVRRATGSRGAVPRWQGGKMPLSSELAHAVLDQLQLAQEGKASGPEMRALAPLLAIQQAWSSLPTRATLLLETLSSREGHHLFVYPFAGRSVHLGLASLLAYRIARVQPATLSIAVNDYGFELLGADDIDFSPLLIGASGAGIALFSTDNLLEDVLASLNATELSQRRFREIARIAGLVFQGYPGQPKSARQLQASSSLFFEVFRKHDAANLLLTQAQREVLEQELELTRLRATLRELHGRRISLQPLERASPFAFGLMVERFREQLTTEKLSDRVARLVSALEKAAA, from the coding sequence ATGAGCAAAAGCGCGCTGGCGCAGCGCATCGACGCCTGGTTCGGCATGCGCGGCTGGTCCATATTCCCGTTCCAGCGCGCCGTCTGGCGTGCGGCTGCACAGGGGCAATCGGGTCTGCTGCATGCGAGCACGGGTTCGGGCAAGACCTATGCCGTCTGGTTCGGCGCCTTGCTGCGCGCCGAGCGCCTGACGCGCAAAGCTAAAAAACAGGGCTTGCGCGTGCTGTGGATCACGCCCATGCGGGCGCTGGCGGCCGACACCGTGCGCGCCTTGCAAGCGTCTGGCGCGGAGCTGGTACCCGGCTGGCGCATCGAGGCGCGCACGGGCGATACCAGCGCCGCGCAGCGCGCGCGGCAGGCGAAGGCCTGGCCCGACGTGCTGGTGACCACGCCGGAAAGCCTGTCATTGATGCTGAGCCAGGTGGATGCCAAGGACCGATTCAGCTTGCTGGAAACCGTGATCGTCGACGAGTGGCATGAATTGATGGGCAGCAAGCGCGGGGTGCAGGTGCAGCTGGCGCTGGCCCGCTTGCGCCGCTGGAATGATACGTTGATGACGTGGGGCCTGTCGGCCACCCTGGGCAATCTGCGGCAGGCGCAGGACGTCTTGCTGGGCGAGGAAAACGCTGGCGTGCTGGTGGAAGGGAAAGTCAAAAAGCGCATCCTCGTCGACAGCCTGATCCCCGCCAACCCCACGCGCTTTCCCTGGGGCGGCCACCTGGGCATTCAGATGCTGCAACCGCTGATCGCCGAGATCGAAGGCAGCGCCACCACCCTCGTGTTTACCAACACGCGTTCGCAGGCCGAACTGTGGTACCAGCATCTGCTCGATGCGCGGCCCGACTGGGCGGGCTTGATCGCCCTGCACCACGGTTCGCTGGACCGCGAAGTGCGCGAGTGGGTCGAACAGCACTTGAAGACGGGCGAACTGAAAGCCGTCGTCTGCACCTCCAGCCTGGACCTGGGCGTCGATTTCCTGCCCGTCGAGCGCGTGCTGCAAGTGGGCAGCGCGAAAGGCATCGCGCGCCTGGTGCAGCGGGCCGGGCGCAGCGGCCACGCGCCGGGACGCATTTCGCGCGTCACCCTGGTGCCCACCAACAGCCTGGAATTGCTGGAAGCGGCTGCTGCCCGGGCCGCCCTTGCGCAAGGCCACCTGGAAGCGCGGCCCGTGCCGGACAAGCCGCTCGACGTGCTGGTGCAGCACCTGGTGACGATCGCGCTGGGTGGCGGTTTTCAGTCTGCCGAACTGTACGCGGAAGTGCGCGCGGCCTGGTCGTACCGGGACCTGACCTTGGAGGAGTGGCAATGGGCGCTCGATTTCGTTGCGCGCGGCGGGCAAAGCCTCACCGTGTATCCGGAATACCGCAGGGTGCTGCCGGACGAGGAGGGCGTGTACCGCGTGCCGGACGCGGCGCTGGCGCGGCGCCACCGCATGAGCATTGGCACCATCGTGTCGGAGGCGGCGATTCAGGTCAAGTTCCTCGGTGGCGGCCGCATCGGCAGCATCGAGGAATCATTCATCGCGCGCCTGAAGTCGGGCGACCATTTTTTGTTTGGCGGGCGCATCCTGGAATTCGTGCGCGTGCACGAAATGACGGCCTACGTGCGACGCGCAACAGGCAGCCGCGGCGCCGTGCCGCGCTGGCAGGGCGGCAAGATGCCGCTGTCGTCGGAACTGGCGCACGCCGTGCTGGACCAGTTGCAGCTGGCGCAGGAAGGCAAGGCCAGCGGCCCGGAAATGCGCGCGCTGGCGCCGCTGCTGGCCATCCAGCAGGCATGGTCGAGCCTGCCCACGCGCGCGACCTTGCTGCTGGAAACCCTGTCCAGCCGCGAAGGCCACCACTTGTTCGTGTATCCATTTGCGGGACGCTCCGTGCACCTGGGCCTGGCGTCATTGCTGGCTTACCGCATCGCGCGCGTGCAGCCGGCGACCTTGTCGATCGCCGTCAACGATTACGGCTTTGAATTGCTGGGTGCGGACGACATCGATTTTTCTCCGCTGTTGATTGGTGCCAGCGGCGCCGGTATTGCCCTGTTCAGCACGGACAACTTGCTGGAAGACGTGCTGGCCAGCCTGAATGCGACGGAATTGTCGCAGCGGCGCTTCCGCGAAATCGCCCGCATCGCGGGATTGGTGTTCCAGGGCTATCCAGGCCAGCCGAAAAGCGCGCGCCAGCTGCAGGCCTCGTCCTCGCTGTTTTTTGAAGTGTTCCGCAAGCACGATGCGGCCAATTTGCTGCTCACGCAGGCACAGCGCGAAGTGCTGGAACAGGAACTGGAATTGACGCGCCTGCGCGCCACCTTGCGCGAGCTGCATGGACGGCGCATTTCCCTGCAGCCGCTGGAGCGGGCCTCGCCCTTTGCCTTCGGCCTGATGGTCGAGCGCTTCCGCGAACAGCTGACGACGGAAAAACTGTCGGACCGGGTGGCGCGGCTGGTCAGCGCGCTGGAAAAGGCGGCCGCATGA